A genomic window from Candidatus Eisenbacteria bacterium includes:
- a CDS encoding GNAT family N-acetyltransferase has protein sequence MPARGPSGFRVRLARPKVGDRDEVLALHRASRSFHRGRVSPPVTPAQFRRYLVRCDRPDFVGLLIRRREDDAIIGAVELSQIARGGFQSAYLGYHLGAPFQGQGYMTEALQLAMRHAFRVLKLHRLEANIQPSNRSSIALVKRLGFRREGYSRRYLKVSGRWRDHERWAILAEDCGSPGTVIQ, from the coding sequence GTGCCCGCACGCGGACCATCCGGGTTTCGAGTTCGGCTCGCCAGGCCGAAGGTCGGGGACAGGGACGAGGTCCTCGCGCTTCACCGGGCGAGCCGTTCGTTCCATCGGGGGAGAGTGTCTCCCCCCGTCACGCCCGCGCAGTTCCGAAGGTATCTCGTCCGGTGCGATCGTCCGGACTTCGTGGGGCTCCTGATTCGAAGGCGCGAGGACGACGCGATCATCGGCGCCGTCGAGCTGAGCCAGATCGCCCGCGGTGGATTCCAGAGCGCCTACCTCGGATATCACCTCGGCGCGCCCTTCCAGGGACAGGGATACATGACCGAGGCGCTCCAGCTCGCGATGCGCCACGCGTTCCGGGTGCTGAAGCTTCACCGCCTGGAGGCCAACATCCAGCCCTCCAACCGTTCGTCCATCGCTCTCGTGAAGCGCCTCGGGTTCCGGCGGGAGGGTTACTCTCGCCGGTACCTCAAGGTGTCGGGCCGATGGCGCGACCACGAGCGGTGGGCGATCCTGGCCGAGGATTGTGGGTCCCCAGGTACCGTGATACAGTAG